CACTTTTTATAGCAGGAATTTTTTTGAATGACAGCGAATATATTATACTAATGATTTATTCCATAATGTAGCCATACAAGGAGGTTTCAATCCATGGAAGTATTAAAAGTTTCAGCAAAATCTAGCCCCAACGCTGTTGCAGGTGCACTAGCTGGGGTGCTACGTGAGCGTGGTGCCGCTGAGATACAAGCGATTGGTGCAGGTGCACTTAATCAAGCTGTTAAAGCAGTAGCAATCGCGCGAGGTTTCGTAGCACCTAGTGGTGTTGACCTTATTTGTATTCCTGCTTTTACGGATATTGTGATTGATGGTGAAGAAAGAACAGCCATTAAATTAATTGTAGAACCTCGATAAGATTTGGATTAAACCTGTTTTCCTAAATGGAAGACAGGTTTTTCGCTTGAAGATAAAGACATCATAACTTTATCTAGGGAAGGGCCTCGACTTTGTTCACAGGCTAGAAGGAGGTAAGAGTGAGTAAATGCAGACAACCTGCTAACTACACCATTGTAAAAGTAGAATACCCTATGCCATCAAGCCAAGGTTAGAACATACCGAATGCTGATGGAAGAAAGACATGGAAAGCCGTATGATGGAAAACCTCACGTACGGTTTGATGAGGGGAAACTGAAATGAGTAGGACTGTTTTGGGAGGGATAATATGATCTT
This sequence is a window from Tepidibacillus fermentans. Protein-coding genes within it:
- the spoVS gene encoding stage V sporulation protein SpoVS — its product is MEVLKVSAKSSPNAVAGALAGVLRERGAAEIQAIGAGALNQAVKAVAIARGFVAPSGVDLICIPAFTDIVIDGEERTAIKLIVEPR